TCGCACAGATAAAGCATAGGAGATTTAACCATGAATACGATTCGGAATCCACCAGGATCGCACATCAGAACATTAAACTATTGAATCGGCATGTTACAGAATTTCTACACTTTCAACCTATTCTTCCCGCATTCCAACAGTCTTGAAAAAACAACTCAAGAAGCTGAAAAAACAAGTGAAAGAGAGGTATAAGATCGAATCACCTTGGACGGATCGACTTTCGGATGGCACTTGACAACAGAGAGGACTCTCTCAATAACCTCCTCCTTGGTCAAGTGATCATCGTGCGATGAAAATAGCCGGAGCGACGCAACGGAGCACGACGCCGGTTGGCATTCTCGGCGAGCTAGGGCAAAGAATCGGACTGGAACTCGAACATGGCGAAGAACGGCTGCCCTCAgtgccattttttttctcttcttcctgcAGTGACTCTTCGATTGCTCGAACTTGTAGATCCTGAAGTGAAGGTGAAATTGGCATGCGCAAAGCACGTGCGTCAGGAAGCTTTATGGGCTTTGGCCCAACAGTCTTCAAATAATCCAATGACCGATCGGCCCAATCTAATTAGTCCGtacaatttcatttaaattattaacttattttgaattttatttaaataaataaaaaaattatttttcactgatattgtccactctgacccgttacatatcgacGTCATCCCCacaaaacgcatctactagggagaggtttccacaccatataaggggtgttttgttctcctctccataaccgacgcgttttaaaatcgtaaacctaacaacaatacgtaataggtaaaaacggacaatatctactaataaCGAGCTTGAACGGTTGCAAAAAGATatagaattaaaaacattttagatATACGAACCCCGGAGTCACAAACACGAACATCTCACGTCCATTCAATCTCAATCGAAGATCAGGGTTCagacaaatttatttaatatcaaaGTTTCGGAGACAAAAGAACAAGTTTCTTGCACAGGAGCTGAACACGATCAAACCCACTTTAATATTCTCGACACGTAACTCAAAACACATtcattacaaaattcaaaatgtaacaaataaattaaaattgaaaatatatatttttcaaattttaaatgcatttattaaaattttaaaataaataaaggctGGTATTGGCACTATCAAAGCCAAGTCAAAGTCTTTCTTCCCTATTGCAAAGGTAAACCTACTTTTCTGACgctaataatttttcaataataataaataccaATAAATGAATCAAAAACCATAAGATTTATGCCATTTATCGCAATTATAATTCACATTTACtacattatttaaatattcatcttttatatttattatattaataaataaattgtataacttatatatatatatatatatatatatatatatatatagttttaaaaattttacttttatttttttaaattaaacccaaaatttattagactacattatttaaatattcatcttttatatttattatattaataaataaatggtctaatttatatatatatatatatatatagttttaaaatttttatttttatttttatttttaaaattaaacccaaaatttattagggagagggaccttggaatttaaataaag
This portion of the Cucurbita pepo subsp. pepo cultivar mu-cu-16 chromosome LG08, ASM280686v2, whole genome shotgun sequence genome encodes:
- the LOC111801163 gene encoding acyl carrier protein 1, mitochondrial, translating into MALRAAVLRHVRVPVRFFALARRECQPASCSVASLRLFSSHDDHLTKEEVIERVLSVVKCHPKVDPSKVSPDGHFQKDLGLDSLDTVEIVMALEEEFKLEIPDKEADKIDSCNLAIEYVYNHPMAS